A region of Necator americanus strain Aroian chromosome I, whole genome shotgun sequence DNA encodes the following proteins:
- a CDS encoding hypothetical protein (NECATOR_CHRI.G2086.T1) yields MSTEDKPSTSKEPMKMPENAAPVVSASEAAARQGDQIEVLAKEAEELRKKLDQERQKLNDIPIQQAAERLDPLPNLGIKQRRILKGHAGKVLCMDWSLDKRHIVSSSQDGKVIVWDGFTTNKEHALTMPTTWVMACAYSPSSQLIACGGLDNKCSVFPLSFEDDILQKKRSVATHTSYMSCCMFLRSDNLLLTGSGDSTCAIWDVESGQMIQNFHGHTGDVFAIDVPKCDTGNVFISAGADKHSLVWDIRTGQCVQSFEGHEADINTVRFHPNGDAFATGSDDATCRLFDLRADRQVCVYEKESILFPVNGVDFSVSGRILFAGYGDYRVGVWDSLKCVRHSVLYGHENRISCLRTSPDGTAICSASWDCTIRIWA; encoded by the exons ATGAGCACAGAGGACAAACCTTCAACTTCCAAGGAACCCATGAAAATGCCTGAAAACGCAGCTCCTGTCGTATCGGCAAGCGAAGCTGCAGCTAG GCAAGGAGATCAGATAGAAGTATTAGCGAAGGAAGCAGAAGAATTAAGAAAGAAGCTAGACCAAGAGCGACAAAAACTGAACGATATTCCGA TCCAGCAAGCCGCAGAACGACTGGATCCGCTTCCAAATCTAGGAATTAAGCAAAGAAGAATTCTAAAAGGACATGCCGGAAAGGTTCTATGTATGGATTGGTCGCTGGACAAAAGGCATATTGTTAGTTCATCGCAAGATGGAAAGGTGATAGTATGGGATGGGTTCACTACGAACAAAGAACACGCTTTGACGATGCCAACTACATGGGTCATGGCTTGCGCATATTCTCCGAGTAGTCAGTTGATTGCATGCGG AGGGCTTGACAACAAATGCAGTGTTTTCCCTCTTTCATTTGAAGACGACATTctgcaaaagaagagaagtgtGGCCACACATACGAGTTATATGAGTTGTTGCATGTTCTTGCGTTCGGATAACCTTCTGCTCACTGGAAGCGGCGATTCTACTTGTGCTATATGGGATGTAGAAAGTGGGCAG ATGATCCAGAATTTCCATGGACACACTGGCGATGTTTTCGCAATAGACGTACCTAAGTGCGATACTGgtaatgttttcatttctgcCGGTGCCGACAAACATTCGTTGGTGTGGGATATTCGCACAGGACAATGTGTTCAG TCATTCGAAGGCCACGAAGCGGACATTAACACCGTTAGGTTCCATCCGAATGGAGATGCATTCGCTACCGGTTCCGACGATGCCACA TGCCGTTTATTTGATTTACGAGCCGACCGGCAAGTATGTGTCTACGAAAAGGAATCCATACTCTTTCCTGTGAATGGAGTAGATTTCAGTGTAAGCG GACGTATTCTGTTCGCCGGCTACGGTGACTATCGCGTCGGCGTATGGGATTCACTTAAATGCGTGCGCCATTCGGTTCTTTATGGACATGAAAATCGCATCAGCTGTTTACGAACTAGCCCCGATGGAACTGCTATATGCTCTGCCAGTTGGGATTGTACTATTAGG ATCTGGGCATGA